From the Streptococcus oralis ATCC 35037 genome, one window contains:
- a CDS encoding ABC transporter substrate-binding protein/permease, with the protein MKKKILACLLILFPIFSLGMAKADTVKIVSDTAYAPFEFKDSDQTYKGIDVDIINKVAEIKGWNIQMSYPGFDAAVNAVQSGQADAIMAGMTKTKERENVFTMSDTYYDTKVVIATTKANKITKYEELSGKTVGVKNGTAAQRFLESIKDKYGFSIKTFDTGDLMNNSLSAGAVNAIMDDKPVIEYAINQGQDLSINMDGEAVGSFAFGVKKGSKYEHLVTEFNEALAQMKKDGSLEQIIQKWTASTTTASPTTTTAAGQKATPVKSKYIIASDSSFAPFVFQNSSNQYTGIDMDLIKAIAKDQGFEIEITNPGFDAAISAVQAGQADGIIAGMSVTDARKETFDFSESYYTANTILGVKESSTIASYEDLKDKTVGVKNGTASQTFLTENQSKYGYKIKTFADGASMYDSLNTGSIDAVMDDEPVLKYSISQGQKLKTPIAGTPIGETAFAVKKGTNPELIQMFNNGLANLKANGEFQKILDKYLASESSSDSTSTVDETTIWGLLQNNYKQLLSGLGITLALALISFAIAIVIGIIFGMFSVSPYKSLRLISEIFVDVIRGIPLMILAAFIFWGIPNFIESITGQQSPINDFVAGTIALSLNAAAYIAEIVRGGIQAVPVGQMEASRSLGISYGKTMRKIILPQATKLMLPNFVNQFVIALKDTTIVSAIGLVELFQTGKIIIARNYQSFKMYAILAIFYLVIITLLTRLAKRLEKRIR; encoded by the coding sequence ATGAAGAAAAAAATACTAGCATGTTTGCTCATTTTATTTCCCATTTTCTCACTAGGTATGGCAAAAGCTGATACTGTTAAGATTGTATCTGATACAGCTTACGCACCTTTTGAGTTTAAAGATTCAGATCAAACCTATAAAGGGATTGATGTTGATATTATCAATAAAGTCGCAGAGATCAAAGGATGGAACATCCAAATGTCTTATCCTGGCTTTGATGCAGCTGTAAATGCGGTGCAGTCAGGTCAAGCAGATGCTATTATGGCAGGTATGACAAAAACAAAAGAACGCGAAAATGTCTTTACCATGTCTGATACCTATTATGATACAAAAGTTGTCATTGCTACCACAAAGGCAAATAAAATCACCAAATATGAGGAACTTAGCGGCAAAACAGTTGGAGTTAAGAACGGAACTGCCGCTCAACGTTTCCTCGAAAGTATCAAAGATAAATACGGTTTCTCTATTAAAACCTTTGATACAGGTGATTTGATGAATAACAGTCTAAGTGCTGGTGCTGTAAATGCCATCATGGATGACAAACCTGTTATTGAGTATGCGATTAACCAAGGACAAGATCTCAGCATCAATATGGATGGCGAGGCTGTTGGAAGCTTTGCTTTTGGTGTCAAAAAAGGGAGCAAGTATGAACACTTGGTTACCGAGTTTAACGAAGCCCTAGCCCAAATGAAGAAGGATGGTAGCTTGGAGCAAATCATCCAAAAATGGACAGCTTCTACAACTACGGCAAGCCCAACGACAACTACTGCTGCTGGACAAAAAGCTACTCCAGTGAAAAGCAAGTACATTATTGCCAGTGACTCTTCTTTTGCCCCATTCGTCTTTCAAAATTCAAGCAATCAATACACCGGTATTGATATGGACCTCATCAAGGCCATTGCCAAAGACCAAGGTTTTGAAATTGAAATTACCAACCCAGGATTTGACGCAGCCATCAGTGCTGTTCAAGCAGGACAAGCAGATGGTATCATTGCTGGTATGTCTGTAACAGATGCTCGTAAGGAAACCTTCGACTTCTCAGAATCATACTACACAGCAAATACGATTCTCGGTGTGAAAGAATCAAGCACCATTGCTTCTTATGAAGACCTCAAGGATAAAACTGTTGGTGTTAAAAACGGGACTGCTTCTCAAACATTCCTTACTGAAAACCAAAGCAAATACGGCTATAAGATTAAAACCTTTGCAGATGGCGCATCAATGTATGACAGTCTGAACACTGGCTCTATTGATGCCGTGATGGATGATGAGCCTGTTCTCAAATATTCTATCAGTCAAGGGCAAAAATTGAAAACACCAATCGCTGGAACTCCAATCGGTGAAACTGCCTTTGCGGTTAAAAAAGGAACAAACCCTGAATTGATCCAGATGTTCAATAACGGACTTGCCAACCTCAAAGCTAACGGAGAGTTTCAAAAGATTCTTGACAAGTATCTCGCTAGCGAATCTTCATCTGACTCTACAAGTACCGTTGACGAAACTACTATCTGGGGCTTGCTTCAAAACAACTACAAACAACTCCTTAGCGGTCTTGGTATCACTCTTGCTCTAGCTCTTATCTCATTTGCTATTGCTATTGTTATCGGGATTATCTTCGGTATGTTTAGCGTTAGCCCATACAAATCTCTTCGTCTGATTTCTGAGATTTTTGTTGACGTTATCCGTGGTATCCCATTGATGATTCTTGCAGCCTTCATTTTCTGGGGTATTCCAAACTTCATCGAGTCCATTACTGGCCAACAAAGTCCAATCAATGACTTTGTAGCTGGTACTATTGCCCTCTCACTCAATGCGGCAGCTTATATCGCTGAAATCGTTCGTGGTGGGATTCAAGCTGTTCCAGTTGGGCAAATGGAAGCCAGCCGCAGTCTTGGTATCTCTTATGGAAAAACCATGCGTAAGATTATCTTGCCACAAGCGACTAAATTAATGTTGCCAAACTTCGTCAACCAATTCGTTATCGCTCTTAAAGATACAACCATCGTATCTGCTATCGGTCTGGTTGAACTTTTCCAAACTGGTAAGATTATCATCGCCCGTAACTATCAAAGTTTCAAGATGTATGCAATCCTTGCTATCTTCTATCTTGTAATTATCACGCTTTTGACTAGACTAGCGAAACGCTTAGAAAAGAGGATTCGTTAA
- a CDS encoding amino acid ABC transporter ATP-binding protein, which yields MAKLKIDVNDLHKYYGKNEVLKGITTKFYEGDVVCIIGPSGSGKSTFLRSLNLLEEVTSGHITVNGYDLTEKSTNVDHVRENVGMVFQHFNLFPHMSVLENITFAPIEHKRMTKEEAEKLGMELLEKVGLADKANANPDSLSGGQKQRVAIARGLAMNPDIMLFDEPTSALDPEMVGDVLNVMKELAEQGMTMIIVTHEMGFARQVANRVIFTADGEFLEDGTPDQIFDNPQHPRLKEFLDKVLNV from the coding sequence ATGGCAAAACTAAAAATTGATGTAAATGATTTGCATAAGTATTATGGAAAAAACGAAGTTTTAAAAGGAATTACAACTAAATTCTACGAAGGAGATGTTGTCTGTATCATCGGACCTTCTGGTTCTGGTAAATCGACCTTCCTCCGTAGTCTTAACCTTCTCGAGGAGGTAACGAGTGGCCACATCACAGTGAATGGTTATGACTTGACTGAAAAATCGACCAATGTCGACCATGTTCGCGAAAACGTCGGAATGGTTTTCCAGCACTTCAACCTCTTCCCTCACATGTCCGTCCTAGAAAATATCACTTTTGCACCTATTGAACACAAACGGATGACAAAAGAAGAAGCTGAAAAATTGGGGATGGAGTTGCTGGAGAAAGTCGGTCTTGCAGACAAAGCTAATGCTAATCCAGATAGCCTTTCAGGTGGTCAGAAACAGCGTGTAGCTATCGCTCGTGGACTTGCCATGAATCCTGATATCATGCTCTTTGATGAGCCAACTTCCGCTCTTGACCCTGAAATGGTTGGAGATGTACTGAATGTTATGAAGGAATTGGCAGAACAAGGCATGACCATGATTATCGTAACCCATGAGATGGGATTTGCTCGTCAGGTGGCTAACCGTGTTATCTTTACGGCTGATGGTGAATTCCTGGAAGATGGAACTCCAGATCAAATCTTCGATAACCCGCAACACCCTCGTCTAAAAGAATTCTTGGACAAGGTCTTAAATGTATAA
- the zwf gene encoding glucose-6-phosphate dehydrogenase — protein MSSKVIVTIFGASGDLAKRKLYPSLFRLYKSGNLSEHFAVIGTARRPWSKEYFESVVVESILDLADSTEQAQEFASHFYYQSHDVNDTEHYIALRQLQTELNEKYQAEHNKLFFLSMAPQFFGTIAKHLKSENIVDGKGFERLIVEKPFGTDYETASKLNEDLLAAFDEEQIYRIDHYLGKEMIQSIFAVRFANMIFENVWNREHIDNVQITFAERLGVEERGGYYDQSGALRDMVQNHTLQLLSLLAMDKPASFTKDEIRAEKIKVFKNLYHPTEEELKEQFIRGQYRSGKIDGMKYISYRSEPNVDPESTTETFASGAFFVDSDRFRGVPFFFRTGKRLTEKGTHVNIVFKQMDSIFGEPLAPNIWTIYIQPTEGFSLSLNGKQVGEEFNLAPSSLDYRTDATATGASPDPYEKLIYDVLNNNSTNFSHWDEVSASWKLIDRIEELWAQNGVPLHDYKSGSMGPQASFDLLEKYGAKWTWQPDIAYREDGRLE, from the coding sequence ATGTCATCAAAGGTTATTGTTACAATTTTCGGTGCGAGTGGAGATTTAGCTAAACGCAAACTCTACCCTTCCCTTTTCAGACTCTATAAATCAGGCAATCTCTCTGAGCATTTTGCTGTTATCGGAACAGCTCGTAGACCTTGGAGTAAGGAATATTTTGAATCTGTAGTTGTTGAGTCCATCCTTGATTTGGCAGATAGTACCGAGCAAGCCCAGGAATTTGCTAGCCACTTCTACTATCAAAGCCATGATGTGAATGATACGGAACATTACATTGCTTTGCGTCAATTACAAACTGAGCTGAATGAAAAATACCAAGCTGAACACAATAAGCTCTTCTTCTTGTCTATGGCACCTCAGTTCTTTGGAACCATTGCCAAGCACCTCAAATCTGAAAACATTGTCGATGGTAAAGGTTTTGAGCGCTTGATCGTTGAGAAACCATTTGGTACAGACTACGAAACAGCTAGCAAACTCAATGAAGATCTCCTTGCGGCCTTTGATGAAGAGCAAATCTACCGTATCGACCATTACCTAGGTAAAGAGATGATTCAGAGTATCTTTGCTGTTCGTTTTGCCAACATGATCTTTGAGAATGTTTGGAATCGCGAACACATCGATAATGTTCAGATTACCTTTGCGGAACGTTTGGGTGTTGAAGAACGCGGTGGCTACTACGATCAATCTGGTGCCCTTCGTGATATGGTGCAAAACCATACTCTTCAACTCCTCTCTCTTCTAGCCATGGACAAACCAGCTAGCTTTACAAAGGATGAGATTCGTGCTGAAAAGATAAAGGTCTTTAAAAACCTCTATCATCCAACTGAGGAAGAACTGAAAGAACAGTTTATCCGTGGTCAATATCGCTCTGGTAAAATCGATGGCATGAAATACATTTCCTATCGAAGCGAGCCAAATGTCGATCCTGAATCTACAACAGAAACCTTTGCGTCTGGTGCCTTCTTTGTAGACAGCGATCGCTTCCGTGGCGTTCCTTTCTTCTTCCGTACTGGTAAACGCCTGACAGAAAAAGGGACTCATGTCAACATCGTCTTTAAGCAAATGGACTCTATCTTTGGAGAACCATTAGCACCGAATATCTGGACCATCTATATCCAACCAACTGAAGGATTCTCTCTCAGCCTAAATGGGAAGCAAGTCGGTGAAGAATTTAACCTAGCACCAAGCTCTTTAGATTATCGTACAGATGCTACCGCTACTGGGGCTTCACCAGATCCATACGAAAAGCTAATCTACGATGTCTTGAACAACAATTCTACCAACTTTAGCCACTGGGATGAGGTGAGCGCTTCTTGGAAATTGATTGACCGTATCGAAGAGCTCTGGGCTCAAAATGGAGTTCCGCTCCACGACTACAAGTCTGGAAGCATGGGACCACAAGCAAGCTTTGACTTACTTGAAAAGTATGGAGCCAAATGGACCTGGCAACCTGATATCGCCTATCGAGAAGATGGCCGTTTAGAATAG
- the ftsY gene encoding signal recognition particle-docking protein FtsY: protein MGLFDRLFGKKEEPKIEDIVKEALENLDLSEEVEENQTAVEETAQEETARDKVEKTPAQEELPQVSTEEVIEPEAVEETAQEELGLESDELEQFQESEKFLEEENQETEEELASEVVEEELPQVEETVQEKYDRSLKKTRTGFGARLNAFFANFRSVDEEFFEELEELLIMSDVGVQVASNLTEELRYEAKLENAKKPDALRRVIIEKLVELYEKDGNYDEQIHFQDGLTVMLFVGVNGVGKTTSIGKLAHRYKQAGKKVMLVAADTFRAGAVAQLAEWGRRVDVPVVTGPEKADPASVVFDGMERAVAEGIDILMIDTAGRLQNKDNLMAELEKIGRIIKRVVPEAPHETFLALDASTGQNALVQAKEFSKITPLTGIVLTKIDGTARGGVVLAIREELNIPVKLIGFGEKIDDIGEFNSENFMKGLLEGLI, encoded by the coding sequence ATGGGATTGTTTGACCGTTTATTCGGGAAAAAAGAAGAGCCGAAAATCGAAGATATTGTTAAAGAAGCTTTGGAAAATCTTGATTTGTCAGAAGAGGTTGAAGAAAACCAAACGGCAGTCGAAGAAACTGCTCAGGAAGAGACAGCAAGAGACAAAGTGGAAAAAACACCTGCTCAAGAAGAACTTCCTCAAGTCTCAACAGAAGAAGTGATTGAACCAGAAGCAGTCGAGGAAACTGCTCAGGAAGAGCTTGGGCTAGAATCTGATGAATTGGAACAATTCCAAGAGTCGGAAAAATTTCTAGAAGAAGAGAACCAAGAAACTGAAGAAGAACTAGCTTCTGAAGTAGTAGAAGAAGAACTTCCTCAGGTTGAAGAAACCGTACAGGAAAAATATGACCGCAGTCTCAAGAAAACCCGTACAGGATTCGGTGCTCGTTTGAATGCCTTCTTTGCCAACTTCCGTTCTGTCGATGAAGAATTCTTCGAGGAATTGGAAGAACTGCTCATCATGAGTGACGTCGGTGTGCAGGTCGCTTCAAACCTAACAGAAGAACTACGCTATGAAGCTAAACTCGAAAACGCTAAGAAGCCTGACGCACTTCGTCGTGTCATTATCGAGAAATTGGTTGAACTCTATGAGAAGGATGGCAACTACGATGAACAAATCCATTTCCAAGATGGTTTGACAGTCATGCTCTTTGTTGGTGTTAATGGTGTTGGGAAAACAACTTCTATTGGGAAATTGGCTCATCGCTATAAACAAGCTGGCAAGAAAGTCATGCTGGTTGCGGCAGATACCTTCCGTGCGGGTGCTGTGGCCCAGCTAGCTGAATGGGGTCGACGTGTGGATGTTCCTGTTGTGACGGGGCCTGAAAAGGCTGATCCAGCAAGTGTGGTCTTTGATGGGATGGAACGCGCCGTAGCCGAAGGGATTGATATTCTCATGATTGATACAGCAGGTCGTCTGCAAAACAAGGACAACCTTATGGCTGAGTTGGAAAAGATTGGTCGCATTATCAAACGTGTCGTTCCTGAAGCACCTCATGAAACTTTCCTGGCACTCGATGCTTCAACTGGACAGAACGCCTTGGTACAAGCTAAGGAATTTTCGAAGATAACACCATTGACAGGTATTGTTTTGACAAAAATTGACGGAACTGCCCGAGGTGGTGTTGTTCTGGCTATCCGCGAAGAACTCAATATCCCTGTAAAATTGATTGGTTTCGGTGAAAAAATTGATGATATTGGGGAATTCAACTCAGAAAACTTTATGAAGGGTCTCTTAGAAGGCTTGATTTAA